Proteins encoded in a region of the Streptomyces sp. NBC_00310 genome:
- a CDS encoding lysylphosphatidylglycerol synthase transmembrane domain-containing protein — translation MKQQSVHPDDAAGTSDASSRPNAAEGGDEGADNVSEKAPGTTPPLAESGSSKTHEDQKQQVEQDEQDEKDTGEAHAEEVEGDEPLLPARVHRPSDLMRLSVGILGIIVLLAIAAFAHGTTSGLEQDISKGTGQAPDLLIKLAGLGSSIAILLVPVAFAIERLIKRDGLRIADGVLAAVLAHGVTLATDLWVARAAPDSIQEALTQPSPGDIHALTDPVHGYLAPVIAYMTAVGMSRRPRWRAVLWIVLLLDAFSMLVTGYTTPFSIILTVLIGWTVAYGTLYAVGSPNVRPTGRTLMAGLRRVGFKPVSAAREEVPETAEGGDRGRRYFVTLEDGPPLDVTVVDREQQAQGFFYRVWRRLTLRGITTRRSLQSLRQALEQEALLAYAAIAAGANAPKLIATSELGPDAVMLVYEHTGGRTLDSLADDEVTDELMSDTWHQVKALQSRRIAHRRLVGDAILVDRSGTVILTDLRVGEIAAGDLVLRMDVSQLLTSLGLRVGAERAVASAVSVLGPDAVADCLPLLQPIALSRSTRATLRRLARERAEREREAVLEASHLAKQARAEEHSRAAEPGKADKKAVRAEQRAEKRAIDEALEEAREEDLLTQIRHQVLLIRPQAPVEPVRLERVKPRTLISLIAGAIGAYFLLTQLTHIEFGPLIENAEWGWVAAAVFFSALSYVAAAMSLLGFVPERVPFLRTIAAQVAGSFVKIVAPAAVGGVALNTRFLQRAGVRPGLAVASVGASQLFGLGCHILMLLAFGYLTGTEKTPSLSPSRTVIAGLLTVAVLVLVMTSIPFLRKFVVTRVRSLFAGVVPRMLDVLQRPQKLVTGIGGMLLLTGCFVMCLDASIRAFGNDDVSISIASVAVVFLAGNALGSAAPTPGGVGAVEATLTVGLIAVGLPKEVAAPAVLLFRLLTLWLPVLPGWLAFNQLSRKGAL, via the coding sequence ATGAAGCAGCAGAGCGTGCACCCCGATGACGCGGCGGGCACCTCTGACGCCTCGTCGCGCCCGAACGCCGCCGAGGGGGGCGACGAGGGCGCCGACAACGTCTCGGAGAAGGCGCCCGGCACGACCCCGCCCTTGGCCGAAAGCGGCTCCTCCAAGACGCACGAGGACCAGAAGCAGCAGGTCGAGCAGGACGAGCAGGACGAGAAAGACACGGGGGAGGCCCACGCCGAGGAGGTCGAGGGCGACGAACCGTTGCTCCCCGCGCGCGTGCACCGTCCCTCCGACCTCATGCGGCTGTCGGTCGGCATCCTCGGGATCATCGTCCTGCTGGCGATCGCCGCCTTCGCCCACGGCACCACCTCCGGGCTCGAGCAGGACATCAGCAAGGGCACGGGGCAGGCGCCCGATCTTCTGATCAAACTCGCGGGCCTCGGGTCGAGCATCGCGATCCTGCTGGTGCCGGTCGCCTTCGCGATCGAGCGGCTGATCAAGCGGGACGGGCTGCGCATCGCCGACGGCGTGCTCGCGGCGGTCCTGGCGCACGGTGTGACGCTGGCGACCGACCTGTGGGTCGCCAGGGCCGCCCCGGACTCGATCCAGGAGGCCCTCACCCAGCCCTCCCCCGGCGACATCCACGCCCTCACCGACCCCGTGCACGGCTACCTCGCCCCGGTCATCGCGTACATGACCGCCGTGGGCATGTCCCGCAGACCGCGATGGCGGGCCGTGCTGTGGATCGTGCTGCTGCTGGACGCCTTCTCGATGCTGGTCACCGGCTACACGACACCGTTCTCGATCATCCTGACGGTGCTGATCGGCTGGACCGTCGCCTACGGGACGCTGTACGCGGTCGGCTCCCCGAACGTACGCCCGACCGGCCGGACCCTGATGGCCGGCCTCAGGCGGGTCGGCTTCAAGCCGGTGAGCGCGGCCCGTGAGGAGGTCCCGGAGACGGCGGAGGGCGGCGACCGGGGCCGCCGGTACTTCGTGACGCTGGAGGACGGCCCACCCCTGGACGTCACCGTCGTGGACCGGGAACAGCAGGCACAGGGGTTCTTCTACCGCGTGTGGCGGCGGCTGACGCTGCGTGGCATCACCACCCGCCGCAGCCTCCAGTCGCTGCGCCAGGCGCTGGAGCAGGAGGCCCTCCTCGCGTACGCGGCCATCGCGGCCGGAGCCAACGCGCCCAAGCTGATCGCGACCTCCGAGCTCGGACCGGACGCCGTGATGCTCGTCTACGAGCACACCGGCGGACGCACCCTGGACTCCCTGGCGGACGACGAGGTCACCGACGAGCTGATGTCGGACACCTGGCACCAGGTGAAGGCACTGCAGTCGCGGCGCATCGCGCACCGCAGGCTCGTGGGCGACGCGATCCTGGTGGATCGTTCCGGCACGGTGATCCTGACCGATCTGCGCGTCGGCGAGATCGCGGCCGGCGACCTGGTGCTGCGCATGGACGTCTCCCAGCTGCTGACGTCACTGGGCCTGCGGGTGGGCGCCGAACGCGCGGTGGCCTCGGCCGTGAGTGTGCTCGGCCCCGACGCGGTGGCCGACTGCCTGCCACTGCTCCAGCCCATCGCCCTTTCACGCTCCACGCGCGCGACCCTGCGCAGACTGGCCCGGGAGCGCGCCGAACGTGAGCGCGAGGCGGTCCTGGAGGCGTCCCACCTGGCCAAGCAGGCCCGCGCGGAGGAGCACAGCAGGGCCGCCGAGCCCGGCAAGGCGGACAAGAAAGCCGTACGGGCCGAGCAGCGGGCCGAGAAGCGGGCGATCGACGAGGCCCTGGAGGAGGCCCGGGAGGAGGACCTGCTCACCCAGATCCGCCACCAGGTGCTGCTCATCAGGCCCCAGGCACCGGTCGAACCGGTACGGCTGGAGCGGGTCAAGCCGCGCACGCTGATCAGTCTCATCGCCGGCGCGATCGGCGCGTACTTCCTGCTGACCCAGCTCACCCACATCGAGTTCGGACCGCTCATCGAGAACGCCGAGTGGGGCTGGGTGGCCGCGGCGGTGTTCTTCTCCGCGCTGAGCTATGTCGCGGCGGCGATGAGCCTGCTGGGTTTCGTGCCGGAGCGGGTGCCGTTCCTGCGGACGATCGCGGCGCAGGTCGCCGGATCGTTCGTCAAGATCGTGGCGCCGGCAGCGGTGGGCGGTGTGGCGCTCAACACACGCTTCCTGCAGCGTGCGGGGGTGCGGCCGGGGCTCGCGGTGGCGAGCGTCGGCGCGTCGCAGCTCTTCGGGCTCGGCTGCCACATCCTGATGCTGCTGGCCTTCGGTTATCTGACCGGCACCGAGAAGACACCGTCCCTGTCGCCGTCCCGCACCGTCATCGCCGGCCTGCTGACGGTCGCGGTGCTCGTCCTGGTGATGACGTCGATCCCGTTCCTGCGCAAGTTCGTCGTCACCCGCGTGCGGTCGCTCTTCGCCGGTGTCGTGCCGCGCATGCTCGACGTGCTGCAGCGGCCGCAGAAGCTGGTCACCGGTATCGGCGGCATGCTGCTGCTCACCGGCTGCTTCGTGATGTGCCTGGACGCCTCGATCCGCGCGTTCGGCAACGATGACGTGTCGATCAGCATCGCGAGCGTGGCGGTCGTCTTCCTCGCGGGCAACGCGCTGGGTTCCGCCGCGCCGACCCCGGGCGGTGTGGGTGCGGTCGAGGCCACGCTGACGGTCGGCCTGATCGCCGTCGGCCTCCCCAAGGAGGTCGCCGCGCCCGCGGTGCTGCTGTTCCGCCTGCTGACCCTGTGGCTTCCCGTGCTGCCGGGATGGCTGGCCTTCAACCAACTGTCACGAAAGGGCGCGCTCTAG
- a CDS encoding ATP-dependent helicase: MSSSFSTRRLSHTQVRQGSRGAYRLVRTPPPRTDPPRLDAEQRGVVDHETGPLLVLAGPGTGKTTTLVESVAARVARGADPARVLVLTFSRKAAVELRDRMALRMGAARAPQATTFHSFCYALVRAHQDIDLFVEPLRLLSGPEQDVAVRELLAGQPDLERLGLAHVRWPDELRACLTTRGFADEVRAVLARSRELGLAPEDLRAFARRIGRPDWLAASAFLAEYLDVLDLQGVLDYAELVHRAVLLAGRPGVAEHLAAQYDAVYVDEYQDTDPAQVRLLGALAGGGRTLVAFGDPDQSIYTFRGADVNGILEFPQAFPRADGRQAPVAVLRNSRRSGAGLLAATRLLTQRMPLTRLPAEKVRAHRELRPVRDGGSVEVYTYPTQGTELDNVADVLRRAHLEDGVPWSEMAVLVRAGARTIPSIRRALTSAGVPLEIDGDDLPLRHEPAVQPLLTALRAVARAELGEEARVELGEEAPTTSAEETGDSSGTPDMSLASDVPDSRSSWLDTETALNLLASPLAGMDTADLRRLGRALREEERAGGNPVPPPSDELLARALAEPERLVAHDPVYARGAQRLGALLRKARERLAGGGTAEEALWELWDGTPWPRRLERAARRGGAAGRNADRDLDAVCALFATAARAEERTGGLGALNFLAEIEAEDIAADTLTGRAVRPDAVRLMTAHRSKGLQWRLVVVAGVQEGLWPDLRRRGSLLEADRIGRDGLAEPLTPGALLAEERRLFYVAATRARERLVVTAVKAPADDGDQPSRFLAELGVEPKDVTGRPRRPLSVAALVAELRATTVDPRVSDTLREAAALRLARLAALSDEDGRPLVPSAHPYRWWGMFEPTESKVPLRNRDQPVVLSGSALDQLANTCALQWFLGREVKADAPATAAQGFGNVVHVLADEVASGRTPADLDVLMERLDSVWNALAFDAPWKSEQEKQHARAALERFLKWHVMDRTGRAPVASEHDFDVTLGAGDYEVRIRGSMDRVEADTEGRAYVVDFKTGKQPVSSAEVARHPQLAVYQLAVREGAVDEPFGGVRPEPGGAELVQLRQGAAKKNGGETVPKVQAQEPLEGEWVGDLLATAAGKVLDERFSPTTGQHCAHCAFRASCSARPEGRHVVE; the protein is encoded by the coding sequence GTGAGCTCCTCTTTCTCCACCAGGCGCCTGTCGCACACCCAGGTGCGACAGGGGAGCCGTGGCGCTTACCGACTGGTGCGTACCCCACCACCCCGAACGGACCCCCCTCGTCTGGACGCCGAGCAGCGCGGCGTGGTTGACCACGAGACCGGCCCTCTGCTCGTCCTCGCAGGTCCGGGCACCGGCAAGACGACCACGCTCGTCGAGTCCGTGGCGGCCCGCGTCGCCCGCGGAGCGGACCCCGCGCGCGTGCTGGTCCTGACCTTCAGCCGCAAGGCGGCCGTGGAGCTCCGCGACCGCATGGCGCTGCGCATGGGCGCCGCGCGCGCCCCGCAGGCCACCACGTTCCACTCGTTCTGCTACGCCCTCGTCCGCGCCCACCAGGACATCGACCTGTTCGTCGAGCCCCTGCGGCTGCTGTCCGGCCCCGAACAGGACGTGGCGGTCCGTGAACTGCTGGCGGGCCAGCCCGACCTGGAGCGCCTGGGGCTCGCGCATGTGCGCTGGCCGGACGAACTGCGCGCCTGTCTGACCACGCGCGGGTTCGCCGACGAGGTCCGCGCGGTCCTCGCCCGCAGCCGCGAACTGGGCCTGGCGCCCGAGGACCTGCGGGCCTTCGCTCGCCGCATCGGCCGCCCGGACTGGCTCGCGGCCTCCGCCTTCCTCGCCGAGTACCTCGACGTCCTCGACCTGCAGGGGGTGCTCGACTACGCGGAACTGGTCCACCGGGCCGTGCTCCTGGCCGGTCGCCCCGGCGTCGCAGAGCACCTGGCCGCCCAGTACGACGCGGTCTACGTCGACGAGTACCAGGACACCGACCCCGCGCAGGTACGGCTGCTCGGGGCCCTCGCGGGCGGCGGGCGCACCCTGGTCGCGTTCGGTGACCCCGACCAGTCGATCTACACCTTCCGGGGCGCCGACGTGAACGGCATCCTGGAGTTCCCGCAGGCCTTCCCGCGCGCGGACGGCCGCCAGGCCCCGGTCGCGGTCCTCCGGAACTCCCGCCGCTCCGGGGCGGGCCTGCTCGCCGCCACCCGTCTCCTCACCCAGCGCATGCCGCTCACCCGCCTCCCCGCCGAGAAGGTACGGGCCCACCGCGAGCTCAGGCCGGTGCGGGACGGGGGGAGCGTCGAGGTCTACACGTACCCGACGCAGGGCACCGAGCTGGACAACGTCGCGGACGTCCTGCGCCGGGCCCACCTGGAGGACGGTGTCCCCTGGAGCGAGATGGCGGTCCTGGTGCGCGCCGGTGCCCGCACGATCCCCTCGATCCGGCGCGCCCTCACCTCCGCGGGTGTCCCCCTGGAGATCGACGGCGACGACCTGCCCCTGCGCCACGAACCGGCCGTACAGCCCCTCCTGACGGCACTGCGGGCGGTGGCGCGGGCGGAGCTGGGGGAGGAGGCACGGGTGGAGTTGGGGGAGGAGGCCCCGACGACCTCGGCCGAGGAGACCGGCGATTCATCCGGTACACCCGATATGTCCCTCGCGTCAGACGTGCCCGACTCGCGGTCCTCCTGGCTCGACACCGAGACCGCGCTCAACCTTCTCGCCTCCCCTCTCGCGGGCATGGACACCGCCGATCTGCGACGTCTCGGCCGCGCGCTGCGCGAGGAGGAGCGGGCCGGCGGCAACCCCGTACCGCCGCCCTCGGACGAACTGCTGGCACGCGCGCTGGCGGAGCCGGAGCGGCTGGTGGCGCACGACCCGGTGTACGCGCGGGGCGCGCAGCGCCTGGGCGCGCTGCTGCGGAAGGCCCGTGAACGCCTCGCGGGCGGCGGTACGGCCGAGGAGGCGTTGTGGGAGCTGTGGGACGGCACGCCGTGGCCCAGGCGACTGGAGCGGGCCGCCAGGCGCGGTGGCGCGGCCGGGCGCAACGCGGACCGTGATCTCGACGCCGTGTGCGCGCTGTTCGCCACGGCGGCACGCGCGGAGGAGCGCACCGGCGGCCTCGGCGCCCTCAACTTCCTGGCGGAGATCGAGGCCGAGGACATCGCCGCCGACACACTCACCGGGCGGGCCGTCCGCCCTGACGCCGTACGCCTGATGACCGCGCACCGGTCCAAGGGCCTGCAATGGCGCCTGGTCGTCGTCGCGGGCGTGCAGGAGGGCCTGTGGCCGGACCTGCGCCGTCGCGGCTCCCTCCTGGAGGCCGACCGCATCGGCCGCGACGGGCTCGCCGAACCGCTCACCCCGGGCGCGCTGCTCGCGGAGGAACGCCGGCTGTTCTACGTGGCCGCCACGCGCGCGCGTGAGCGCCTCGTCGTCACCGCCGTGAAGGCCCCCGCCGACGACGGCGACCAGCCCTCCCGCTTCCTCGCCGAACTCGGCGTCGAACCCAAGGACGTCACCGGCCGCCCCCGCCGCCCGCTGTCCGTGGCCGCCCTCGTCGCCGAACTGCGCGCCACGACGGTGGACCCGCGCGTGTCGGACACCCTCCGTGAGGCCGCCGCCCTGCGCCTGGCGCGACTGGCCGCGCTGAGCGACGAGGACGGCCGCCCGCTCGTGCCGTCGGCGCACCCGTACCGCTGGTGGGGCATGTTCGAGCCCACCGAGAGCAAGGTGCCGCTCAGGAACCGCGACCAGCCCGTCGTACTGTCCGGCAGCGCCCTCGACCAGCTCGCCAACACGTGCGCCCTGCAGTGGTTCCTCGGCCGCGAGGTGAAGGCCGACGCGCCCGCGACCGCCGCCCAGGGCTTCGGCAACGTCGTGCACGTCCTCGCCGACGAGGTCGCCTCCGGACGCACCCCCGCCGACCTCGACGTCCTCATGGAGCGCCTCGACTCCGTGTGGAACGCGCTCGCCTTCGACGCGCCCTGGAAGTCGGAGCAGGAGAAGCAGCACGCGCGCGCGGCGCTCGAACGCTTCCTGAAATGGCATGTCATGGACCGCACGGGGCGGGCCCCGGTGGCCAGCGAGCACGACTTCGACGTCACCCTCGGGGCGGGCGACTACGAGGTGCGCATCCGGGGCTCCATGGACCGCGTCGAGGCCGACACCGAGGGTCGCGCGTACGTCGTCGACTTCAAGACGGGCAAGCAGCCCGTGAGTTCCGCCGAGGTGGCCCGTCACCCCCAGCTCGCCGTGTACCAGCTCGCGGTCCGCGAGGGAGCCGTCGACGAGCCCTTCGGTGGCGTACGCCCCGAACCGGGCGGTGCCGAACTCGTCCAGCTGCGGCAGGGCGCGGCCAAGAAGAACGGTGGCGAGACCGTTCCCAAGGTGCAGGCCCAGGAACCGTTGGAAGGGGAGTGGGTGGGAGACCTCCTGGCCACGGCCGCCGGCAAGGTCCTGGACGAACGTTTCTCCCCAACCACCGGACAACACTGTGCACACTGCGCGTTCCGGGCATCGTGCAGTGCTCGCCCGGAGGGCCGTCACGTGGTCGAGTGA
- a CDS encoding MGMT family protein has product MSEESLPADALPEYAERVLEVTDLIPPGRVMTYGDVAEWLGEGGPRQVGRVMALYGGAVPWWRVVRADGVLLPGHELRALDRYRAEGTPLREASRTTEGHVPRVDMRRARWDGDGRAEGHT; this is encoded by the coding sequence ATGAGCGAGGAGAGCCTTCCGGCGGACGCCCTGCCGGAGTACGCGGAGCGGGTCCTCGAGGTCACCGACCTGATCCCGCCAGGGCGGGTCATGACGTACGGGGACGTCGCCGAATGGCTGGGGGAGGGCGGCCCGCGCCAGGTGGGCCGCGTGATGGCCCTCTACGGCGGTGCGGTGCCATGGTGGCGGGTCGTCCGCGCCGACGGCGTCCTGCTGCCCGGCCACGAACTGAGAGCCCTGGACCGCTACCGCGCGGAGGGCACCCCCCTGCGCGAGGCGAGCCGCACCACTGAGGGCCATGTGCCGCGCGTCGACATGAGACGAGCGCGCTGGGACGGCGACGGTCGCGCGGAGGGTCACACCTGA